A window of Theropithecus gelada isolate Dixy chromosome 14, Tgel_1.0, whole genome shotgun sequence contains these coding sequences:
- the LOC112607055 gene encoding olfactory receptor 149-like, which translates to MKNLSVVSEFILLGIPHTEGLETMLLVLFLSFYIFTLMGNLLILLAIVSSTRLHTPMYFFLCKLSIFDIFFPSVSSPKMLCYLSGNSRAISYAGCASQLFFYHFLGCTECFLYTVMAYDRFVAICHPLRYTVIMSHRACVILAMGTSFFGCIQATFLTTLTFQLPYCGPNEVDYYFCDIPVMLKLACADTSALEMVGFISVGLMPLSCFLLVLTSYSRIVFSILQIHSAEGRRHAFSTCSAHLTAILLFYMPVVLIYLRPTPSPWLDATVQILNNLVTPMLNPLIYSLRNKEVKSSLRRVLHQLGFLPEQL; encoded by the coding sequence ATGAAGAATCTCTCGGTGGTGTCCGAATTCATCCTGCTGGGCATCCCGCACACGGAGGGTCTGGAGACTATGCTCTTGGTCCTGTTTTTGTCCTTCTACATCTTCACCCTTATGGGGAACCTGCTCATCTTGCTGGCTATTGTCTCCTCCACTCGGCTTCACACGCCCATGTACTTCTTCCTGTGCAAACTGTctatttttgacatatttttcccTTCTGTGAGTTCCCCTAAGATGCTGTGCTATCTTTCAGGGAATAGCCGAGCCATCTCCTATGCAGGCTGTGCATCCCAGCTCTTCTTCTACCATTTCCTGGGCTGCACTGAGTGTTTCCTGTACACGGTGATGGCCTACGACCGCTTTGTTGCCATTTGTCACCCTCTACGCTACACTGTAATCATGAGCCACAGAGCGTGCGTCATCCTAGCCATGGGGACCTCATTCTTTGGCTGCATTCAGGCCACCTTTCTGACCACTCTCACCTTCCAATTGCCTTACTGTGGCCCCAATGAGGTGGACTATTATTTCTGTGATATCCCAGTCATGCTGAAGCTGGCTTGCGCAGATACCTCAGCCCTGGAGATGGTGGGGTTCATCAGCGTGGGCCTGATGCCCCTCAGCTGTTTCCTTCTCGTCCTCACCTCTTACAGTCGCATCGTCTTCTCCATCCTGCAGATCCACTCTGCCGAGGGCCGACGCCATGCCTTCTCCACCTGCAGCGCCCACCTCACTGCCATCCTGCTTTTTTACATGCCAGTGGTCCTCATTTACCTGAGGccaacccccagcccctggtTGGATGCAACTGTTCAGATTCTGAATAATCTGGTCACCCCCATGCTGAACCCCTTAATCTACAGTCTCAGGAATAAGGAGGTGAAATCATCACTAAGGAGGGTCCTACATCAGCTGGGCTTCCTCCCTGAGCAATTGTAG